One segment of Desulfosudis oleivorans Hxd3 DNA contains the following:
- a CDS encoding class I SAM-dependent DNA methyltransferase has product MSDVANKLWGFCHTLRHDGIDYGDYIEQLTYLMFLKMAHEKGIDLSAVEYEDNQETVRLDCSWQPFVEKSGTDLLDAFANILRALSRQPGLLGDIFTQAMPRFTNPVNLKKVINMIDETLWSEMPVDVKGAAFEGLLEKSAAEGKKGAGQYFTPRALIQSIVTVMRPDPRKQKDFTICDPACGTAGFLMVAYEWLMAVSKGALDRKEVARIKKQTYFGQELVPRPRRLALMNLFLHGLEPQIYLGDSIYEPDRGERYDCILTNPPFGTKGANQAPVRDDFTVSTSNKQLNFIQHVVTILKPGGRAAMVLPDNVLFADAAGEVIGYLMEDCNVHTLLRLPNGTFSPYSQGVKANVIFFQKGVKTENIWIYDGRTNIPGVTKKERPLTPAMFDEFEKCYGPDPVGRSRRKDQGDDGRFKKFTRSQIKDRHYNLDIAWLRDDSLEDPANLPEPHLLAGEAITELNACVDRLQEILDLIDQETAE; this is encoded by the coding sequence ATGTCGGATGTTGCCAATAAACTCTGGGGGTTCTGCCATACCCTGCGCCACGACGGTATTGATTACGGCGATTATATCGAACAGTTGACCTATCTGATGTTTTTAAAGATGGCCCACGAAAAAGGTATTGATCTGTCCGCCGTTGAATATGAAGACAATCAGGAAACGGTCCGGCTGGACTGCTCCTGGCAGCCGTTTGTTGAAAAGTCGGGAACGGACCTGCTGGACGCCTTTGCCAATATCCTGCGCGCCTTAAGCCGGCAGCCCGGCCTGCTGGGAGACATCTTTACCCAGGCCATGCCCCGCTTTACCAATCCGGTCAACCTGAAAAAAGTCATCAACATGATTGACGAAACCCTGTGGTCGGAAATGCCGGTGGATGTCAAAGGCGCGGCCTTTGAAGGCCTGCTCGAAAAATCGGCGGCTGAAGGCAAAAAAGGCGCCGGACAGTATTTTACGCCCCGGGCGCTGATCCAGTCCATCGTTACTGTCATGCGGCCCGACCCGCGTAAACAAAAGGACTTTACCATCTGCGACCCGGCCTGCGGCACGGCCGGGTTCTTAATGGTGGCCTATGAATGGCTGATGGCAGTCTCCAAAGGCGCGCTGGACCGCAAAGAGGTGGCCCGCATCAAAAAACAGACCTACTTCGGCCAGGAACTGGTTCCCCGGCCCCGGCGCCTGGCCCTGATGAACCTGTTTCTCCACGGCCTGGAACCGCAAATCTATCTTGGGGACAGCATTTATGAGCCGGACCGGGGCGAGCGCTACGACTGCATTCTCACCAACCCGCCATTCGGCACCAAGGGCGCCAACCAGGCCCCGGTGCGGGATGATTTTACGGTCAGCACCAGCAACAAACAGCTCAATTTTATTCAGCACGTGGTCACCATTCTCAAGCCCGGCGGCCGGGCCGCCATGGTGCTGCCGGACAATGTGCTCTTTGCCGATGCCGCCGGCGAGGTTATTGGCTACCTGATGGAAGATTGCAATGTCCATACTCTGTTGCGGCTGCCCAACGGCACCTTTTCGCCCTACAGCCAGGGCGTCAAGGCCAATGTGATTTTTTTCCAGAAAGGCGTCAAAACCGAAAACATCTGGATTTACGACGGTCGCACCAATATCCCCGGGGTCACCAAAAAAGAGCGGCCCCTGACCCCGGCCATGTTTGACGAGTTTGAAAAATGCTACGGCCCTGATCCGGTCGGCCGTTCCCGGCGCAAAGACCAGGGGGACGACGGCCGTTTTAAAAAATTTACCCGCTCCCAGATCAAGGACCGGCACTATAACCTGGATATTGCCTGGCTCAGGGACGACAGCCTGGAAGAC
- a CDS encoding type I restriction endonuclease subunit R, protein MTESERTTRKKRIDTRLSSSLLNWTIIHNDDVTDQSLLTHHAVEEYSTKTGPADYALFVDGKLLGIIEAKKIAVGAGNVLEQAKRYSKGAPDSIGDWRGYKVPFLYSTNGELIFHLDVRNNQNTACRLIDFHSPRALLDKFNRDTQSAEAWLAEKPIEDITRLRPYQKEAIAAIETAIGNGKKTMLVAMATGTGKTFTLVSSIYRLLKSGYARRILFLVDRRSLAAQAVQAISSFETPEGLKLDNAYEVYSQKFRRDDFDDENNFDPKVLPEAYLTDPQEKHTFIYVSTIQRMSINLLGKEAVGDFEYEVDAGKLDIPIHAFDVIIADECHRGYSARETGRWKYVLDYFDAVKIGLTATPATHTLAMFKHKVFSYSTEQAVLDGFLVDYEAVKIKSGIHINGAFLKEGELVGVIDRESGAEKLDELEDEREFVATEIEVKITSPDSIKKIISALKKYTDEHEKENNRFPKTLIFAVNDLPHVSHADEIVKTCKEVYGRGDDFVMKITGSPTVDRPLQKIRQFRNRPEPNIVVTVDMLTTGVDIPAIEMVVFMRMVKSRILWVQMLGRGTRLCEEIHKEKFTIFDCFDGSLIKYFKDATDFNVSLQREATPLSEIIEAIYDNQDREYNINRLIKRLRRIEKNMGAEAREAFTKYIPAGDMKAFADRLKDNLAEQFTETMKLLRDKDFQDLLLNYPRPKKVFFKGYDIVDTVEHEVMFRVGGDYQKPEDYLKLFEEFVRRNPEHIDAIDILLSRPKQWGTDALDELRKQLRQSDFSEKDLQRGHALVYKKPLADIISMIKHASDYDVPILTAAERVDAAVEKIVRNHDFNDDQRAWLAYIKEHLIENLAIAEEDFALMPVFERQGGIGAARRVFGDRFEPLICELNEALAA, encoded by the coding sequence ATGACCGAATCGGAACGGACAACCAGAAAAAAAAGAATTGATACCCGGCTCTCATCCTCGTTATTGAACTGGACTATTATTCATAACGATGATGTTACAGACCAATCTCTGCTGACCCACCACGCCGTTGAAGAATATTCCACCAAAACCGGCCCGGCCGATTATGCCTTGTTTGTTGACGGTAAGTTGCTGGGCATTATCGAGGCCAAAAAAATCGCCGTCGGCGCCGGTAATGTACTGGAACAGGCCAAACGATATTCAAAGGGGGCGCCCGATTCCATCGGTGATTGGCGCGGCTATAAAGTTCCTTTTCTCTATTCCACCAACGGCGAATTGATTTTCCACCTTGATGTGAGAAACAATCAAAACACCGCTTGTCGGTTGATTGATTTTCATTCGCCCCGGGCACTGCTGGACAAGTTTAACCGGGATACCCAAAGCGCGGAGGCCTGGCTGGCGGAAAAACCCATTGAAGATATCACCCGACTGCGTCCCTACCAGAAAGAGGCCATCGCCGCTATCGAAACGGCCATTGGCAATGGGAAAAAGACCATGCTGGTTGCCATGGCCACCGGTACGGGCAAAACCTTTACGCTGGTGTCTTCTATTTATCGTCTTTTAAAGTCCGGATATGCCAGACGCATCCTTTTCCTGGTGGACCGCCGGTCTCTGGCTGCCCAGGCCGTCCAGGCCATTTCATCGTTTGAAACGCCGGAAGGCCTGAAGCTGGATAATGCCTATGAAGTATACAGCCAGAAATTCCGGCGGGATGATTTTGACGATGAGAACAATTTTGACCCGAAAGTACTGCCCGAGGCGTATCTGACTGATCCCCAGGAAAAGCACACCTTTATTTACGTCTCCACCATCCAGCGAATGTCCATCAACCTTCTGGGCAAAGAAGCGGTCGGTGACTTTGAATATGAGGTGGACGCGGGCAAGCTTGATATCCCCATTCATGCCTTTGATGTGATTATTGCCGACGAATGCCATCGCGGCTACTCCGCCAGAGAAACCGGCCGGTGGAAATACGTGCTGGATTATTTTGACGCAGTCAAAATCGGCCTCACAGCCACCCCGGCCACTCATACGTTGGCCATGTTCAAGCACAAGGTGTTTAGCTACAGCACCGAACAGGCGGTGCTGGACGGCTTTCTGGTGGATTACGAGGCCGTTAAGATTAAATCCGGTATTCATATTAACGGCGCCTTTTTAAAAGAAGGGGAGCTGGTCGGCGTTATCGACCGGGAAAGCGGCGCTGAAAAGCTGGATGAACTGGAAGATGAGCGGGAATTCGTGGCCACTGAGATTGAGGTCAAGATCACCTCGCCGGACAGCATCAAAAAGATTATTTCCGCGCTTAAGAAATATACGGATGAACATGAAAAGGAAAATAACCGTTTCCCCAAAACCCTGATTTTTGCCGTCAACGACTTGCCCCATGTGTCCCATGCCGACGAGATAGTCAAAACCTGCAAGGAGGTGTACGGCCGGGGAGACGACTTTGTCATGAAGATCACCGGCAGCCCCACCGTCGATCGCCCCCTTCAAAAGATCCGGCAGTTCCGCAACCGGCCGGAACCCAATATCGTCGTCACGGTGGACATGCTGACCACCGGCGTGGATATCCCGGCCATTGAAATGGTGGTGTTCATGCGCATGGTCAAGTCCCGCATTCTCTGGGTGCAGATGCTGGGCCGGGGCACCCGGCTGTGTGAAGAAATCCACAAGGAAAAATTTACCATCTTCGACTGCTTTGACGGTTCGCTCATCAAATACTTTAAAGACGCTACCGACTTTAATGTCAGCCTGCAACGGGAAGCAACGCCGCTGTCCGAAATTATCGAAGCGATCTACGATAACCAGGACCGGGAATACAACATCAACCGGCTTATCAAGCGACTCCGCCGAATCGAAAAAAACATGGGCGCCGAAGCCCGGGAGGCCTTTACCAAATATATTCCCGCCGGCGACATGAAGGCCTTTGCCGACCGGCTGAAAGACAATCTGGCCGAGCAATTTACCGAAACCATGAAACTGCTGCGCGATAAAGATTTTCAGGACCTGCTGCTCAACTATCCCCGCCCGAAAAAAGTCTTTTTTAAAGGATATGACATTGTCGATACGGTGGAACACGAGGTCATGTTCCGGGTGGGCGGCGACTATCAGAAACCCGAAGACTATCTCAAACTGTTTGAAGAATTTGTCCGGCGCAATCCGGAACACATCGACGCTATTGACATCCTCTTGTCCCGGCCCAAACAGTGGGGCACCGACGCCCTGGACGAGTTGCGAAAGCAGTTGCGGCAAAGCGATTTTTCGGAAAAAGACCTGCAGCGCGGCCATGCCCTGGTTTACAAAAAGCCGCTGGCCGATATCATCTCCATGATCAAGCACGCCTCGGACTATGATGTACCGATTTTAACGGCCGCCGAACGGGTGGACGCCGCCGTGGAAAAAATTGTCCGCAATCACGATTTTAATGATGACCAGCGTGCCTGGCTGGCCTATATTAAAGAGCATTTAATTGAAAACCTGGCCATTGCCGAAGAGGATTTTGCCCTCATGCCGGTCTTTGAACGTCAAGGCGGCATCGGCGCCGCCCGGCGGGTATTCGGCGACAGGTTTGAACCGCTTATCTGCGAACTCAACGAAGCCCTGGCTGCGTAA